One Mycobacterium marseillense DNA window includes the following coding sequences:
- the glgA gene encoding glycogen synthase, with protein sequence MRVAMMTREYPPEVYGGAGVHVTELVSQLRRLCAVDVHCMGAPRPGVAGVHVHQPDPRLQGANAAMTTLSADLTMADAASAATVVHSHTWYAGMAGHLAALLYDVPHVLTAHSLEPLRPWKAEQLGGGYRISTWVEHTAVLAADAVIAVSSAMREDILRVYPALDPGAVHVIRNGVDTDVWSPAAPPPAGSMLAALGVDPARPVVVFVGRITRQKGLAHLVAAAHRFSPEAQVLLCAGAPDTPEIAEEIREAVARLARDRTGVFWIREMLPIGELREILSAASVFVCPSVYEPLGIVNLEAMACGAAVVASDVGGIPEVVADGLTGTLVHYDPADVAGYQAGLAEAVNELIADGEKAQRYGKAGRQRCVEEFSWAHVAEQTLEIYRKVCA encoded by the coding sequence ATGCGGGTGGCGATGATGACTCGGGAATACCCCCCAGAGGTCTACGGAGGGGCGGGAGTCCACGTCACCGAACTCGTCAGCCAGCTGCGCCGGCTGTGCGCGGTGGACGTGCATTGCATGGGCGCTCCCCGCCCGGGCGTCGCGGGAGTGCACGTGCACCAGCCCGACCCACGGTTGCAGGGCGCCAACGCGGCGATGACGACGCTGTCCGCCGACCTGACGATGGCCGACGCGGCATCGGCGGCCACCGTCGTGCATTCGCACACCTGGTACGCCGGCATGGCCGGGCACCTGGCCGCGCTGCTCTATGACGTCCCGCACGTGTTGACCGCGCATTCGCTCGAACCCCTGCGCCCGTGGAAGGCCGAACAACTCGGCGGGGGCTACCGGATCTCGACCTGGGTCGAACACACCGCGGTGCTGGCCGCCGACGCGGTCATCGCGGTCAGCTCGGCCATGCGCGAGGACATCCTGCGCGTCTACCCCGCGCTGGATCCCGGTGCCGTGCACGTCATCCGCAACGGCGTCGACACCGACGTCTGGAGCCCTGCGGCCCCACCGCCGGCCGGGTCGATGCTGGCCGCGCTCGGCGTCGATCCGGCCCGTCCCGTGGTGGTGTTCGTGGGTCGCATCACCCGGCAGAAGGGGCTCGCGCACCTGGTGGCGGCCGCCCACCGATTCAGCCCCGAGGCGCAGGTGCTGCTGTGCGCCGGGGCGCCCGACACCCCCGAGATCGCCGAGGAGATTCGGGAAGCGGTCGCCCGCCTGGCCCGCGACCGCACCGGTGTCTTCTGGATCCGAGAAATGCTGCCCATCGGTGAATTGCGCGAAATCCTGTCGGCTGCATCGGTTTTCGTGTGTCCATCAGTGTATGAGCCATTGGGCATCGTGAATTTGGAGGCAATGGCCTGCGGGGCCGCCGTGGTGGCCTCGGATGTGGGCGGGATCCCGGAGGTGGTCGCCGACGGGCTGACCGGGACTTTGGTGCATTACGACCCCGCCGATGTGGCGGGCTATCAGGCGGGATTGGCCGAGGCGGTCAACGAGCTCATCGCCGACGGCGAAAAAGCGCAGCGCTACGGCAAGGCAGGACGCCAACGCTGCGTCGAGGAGTTCTCGTGGGCCCACGTCGCCGAGCAGACCCTGGAGATCTATCGGAAGGTGTGTGCGTAG
- a CDS encoding DUF3117 domain-containing protein gives MAAMKPRTGDGPLEATKEGRGIVMRVPLEGGGRLVVELTPDEAAALGDELKGVTSSS, from the coding sequence ATGGCGGCGATGAAGCCCCGGACCGGAGACGGTCCTCTGGAAGCAACGAAGGAGGGGCGCGGCATCGTGATGCGGGTACCACTTGAAGGTGGAGGTCGACTGGTCGTCGAGCTGACGCCCGACGAAGCGGCTGCCCTCGGTGACGAACTCAAGGGCGTCACGAGCTCCAGCTAG
- a CDS encoding glucosyl-3-phosphoglycerate synthase: MTMSDLVAGDLASDGMLAARPGDTWLADRSWSRPSWTVAELEAAKAGRTVSVVLPALDEEETIESVIESISPLVDGLVDELIVLDSGSTDDTEIRAVAAGARVVSREQALPEVPIRPGKGEALWRSLAATRGDIVVFVDSDLVNPHPMFVPWLVGPLLTGPSSRDVHLVKSFYRRPLNVADVGGSAGATGGGRVTELVARPLLAALRPELGGVLQPLGGEYAATRELLTSVPFAPGYGVEIGLLVDTFDRLGLDAIAQVNLGVRAHRNRPLAELGAMSRQVIATLLSRCGIPDSGVGLTQFVAVGPDGEGYTQQTSPVSLADRPPMQVIRPR, from the coding sequence ATGACGATGTCGGACCTGGTCGCGGGTGACCTCGCCAGCGACGGGATGCTCGCCGCGAGGCCCGGGGACACCTGGCTGGCCGACCGCAGCTGGAGCCGTCCGAGCTGGACCGTCGCCGAACTGGAGGCGGCCAAGGCGGGGCGGACCGTTTCGGTGGTGCTGCCCGCGCTCGACGAGGAAGAAACCATCGAGTCGGTGATCGAAAGCATCTCGCCGCTGGTCGATGGGCTGGTCGACGAGCTGATCGTGTTGGACTCCGGCTCCACCGACGACACCGAGATCCGGGCCGTCGCCGCCGGCGCCCGCGTGGTCAGCCGCGAGCAGGCGCTGCCCGAGGTGCCGATACGGCCCGGCAAGGGCGAGGCGTTGTGGCGGTCGCTGGCGGCCACGCGCGGCGACATCGTCGTGTTCGTCGACTCCGACCTGGTCAACCCCCACCCGATGTTCGTGCCGTGGCTGGTCGGACCGCTGCTCACCGGCCCATCCTCCCGCGACGTGCACCTGGTCAAGAGCTTCTACCGGCGTCCCCTCAACGTCGCCGACGTGGGTGGCAGCGCGGGCGCCACCGGCGGGGGGCGGGTCACCGAGCTGGTCGCCCGGCCGTTGCTCGCGGCGCTGCGGCCCGAGTTGGGCGGGGTGCTGCAGCCGCTGGGCGGTGAATACGCGGCCACCCGCGAGTTGCTGACCTCGGTGCCGTTCGCCCCGGGCTACGGCGTGGAGATCGGGTTGCTGGTGGACACCTTCGACCGGCTGGGTCTGGACGCGATCGCCCAGGTCAACTTGGGGGTTCGGGCCCACCGCAACCGGCCGTTGGCTGAGCTGGGCGCGATGAGCCGTCAGGTCATCGCGACCCTGCTGTCGCGCTGCGGGATCCCGGATTCGGGGGTCGGCCTGACCCAGTTCGTCGCCGTCGGCCCCGACGGCGAGGGCTATACCCAGCAGACTTCGCCGGTGTCGCTGGCGGACCGGCCGCCGATGCAGGTGATCAGGCCCCGATAG
- a CDS encoding methyltransferase family protein → MKTGIRVTTTSLGGILSWVLILLLPAGTLHYWQAWVFIAVFTLATIVPTIYLSRANPAALQRRMRAGPRAEPRTAQKFIITGSFLGLFATMVFSALDHRFGWSSVPPWLSLVGDVLVATGLGIAMLVIVQNSYAGATVTVEADQTLVSGGLYKFVRHPMYVGNVIMMIGIPLALGSYWGLLFVIPGTIVLTLRIFDEEKLLFHELPGYREYAERVRYRLVPYIW, encoded by the coding sequence ATGAAAACCGGGATCCGCGTGACGACGACATCGCTCGGGGGCATTCTCTCGTGGGTTTTGATCCTGCTCTTGCCGGCGGGCACGCTGCACTACTGGCAGGCGTGGGTCTTCATCGCCGTGTTCACGCTGGCGACCATCGTGCCCACGATCTACCTGAGTCGGGCCAACCCCGCGGCCCTGCAGCGGCGCATGCGTGCGGGCCCGCGGGCCGAACCCCGAACCGCGCAGAAATTCATCATCACCGGCTCGTTCCTGGGGCTGTTCGCGACGATGGTGTTCAGCGCGCTCGATCATCGCTTCGGCTGGTCGTCGGTGCCGCCCTGGTTGTCGCTGGTCGGTGACGTGCTGGTGGCGACGGGCCTCGGGATCGCCATGCTGGTGATCGTCCAGAACAGCTACGCGGGCGCCACGGTCACCGTCGAAGCGGACCAGACCCTGGTGTCCGGCGGCCTCTATAAATTCGTGCGCCATCCGATGTACGTCGGAAACGTGATCATGATGATCGGTATCCCCTTGGCGCTGGGCTCCTACTGGGGGCTGCTGTTCGTCATTCCCGGCACCATCGTGCTCACGCTGCGCATTTTCGACGAGGAAAAGCTTCTCTTTCACGAATTGCCCGGCTACCGCGAATACGCCGAGCGCGTGCGCTATCGGTTGGTTCCCTACATCTGGTAG
- a CDS encoding CocE/NonD family hydrolase, producing the protein MARNRPPALVRPWRRPGGPRYALSRIRGIARPPVTVSDPPADLEVERDLAVATRDGTTLRINVFRAAGTAARPVVLSIHPYGKDNLPQRRGDKGTFSAQYRALRQPRPVTFSALTGWEAPDPAWWTAQGFVVVNADSRGCGHSDGTGSLLSRQEAEDTYDLVEWLAGQPWCDGDVVMLGVSYLAISQYAVAALQPPALRAICPWEGFTDAYRDLTFPGGVRERGFTRMWSRNVRRATRQTYDLERMQDVHPLRDEFWRALAPDLASITVPMLVCGSFSDHNLHSRGSIRAFTHGGSGHARLYTHRGGKWATFYSEAALAEQLTFFRGVLDGAAPSRSVRLEVREDRDTVAAVREEADWPLSRTRWRPLYLVNSGFLAPEPPSHPGSVSFGTRSHAAAFTWTAPDDIELTGPMAARLWVELSGCDDANLFVGVEKWRGGRFVGFEGSYGYGRDRVSTGWQRVALRGLDSALSRPAEPVSAGTDPRPVSAGEVVEVNVALGPSATLFRAGEQLRLVVAGRWLSARSPLTGQFPAAYPGSPRGRITLHWGPDRGAHLLVPEIP; encoded by the coding sequence GTGGCGCGCAACCGGCCGCCGGCCCTGGTCCGCCCGTGGCGACGGCCCGGCGGGCCGCGGTACGCGCTGAGCAGGATTCGCGGCATCGCCAGACCACCCGTCACCGTGTCCGACCCGCCCGCCGACCTCGAGGTCGAGCGTGACCTCGCCGTCGCCACGCGCGACGGAACGACGTTGCGGATCAACGTGTTTCGTGCCGCCGGCACCGCAGCACGGCCGGTCGTCCTCAGCATCCACCCCTACGGCAAGGACAACCTGCCGCAGCGGCGCGGCGACAAGGGGACGTTCTCCGCGCAGTACCGGGCGCTGCGCCAGCCGCGGCCGGTGACCTTCTCGGCGCTGACCGGTTGGGAGGCGCCCGACCCGGCATGGTGGACCGCGCAGGGCTTCGTCGTGGTCAACGCCGACTCACGCGGTTGCGGGCACTCCGACGGCACCGGGAGCCTGTTGTCGCGGCAAGAGGCCGAAGACACCTACGACCTGGTGGAGTGGCTCGCCGGCCAACCCTGGTGCGACGGCGACGTCGTCATGCTCGGGGTGTCCTACCTGGCCATCAGCCAGTACGCCGTCGCGGCGTTGCAGCCCCCGGCGCTGCGAGCGATCTGCCCGTGGGAAGGCTTCACCGACGCCTACCGCGACCTGACGTTTCCCGGCGGCGTCCGGGAGCGCGGCTTTACCCGCATGTGGTCGCGAAACGTGCGACGCGCGACGCGGCAGACCTACGACCTCGAACGCATGCAGGACGTCCACCCGCTGCGTGACGAGTTCTGGCGCGCGCTGGCACCGGACCTGGCCTCGATCACGGTGCCCATGCTGGTGTGCGGGAGCTTCTCCGACCACAACCTGCACAGCCGCGGCTCCATCCGCGCGTTCACGCACGGCGGGTCCGGCCACGCCCGGCTCTACACGCATCGGGGCGGCAAGTGGGCCACCTTCTATTCCGAGGCCGCGCTCGCCGAGCAGCTGACGTTCTTCCGCGGTGTGCTCGACGGCGCGGCGCCCTCGCGCAGCGTGCGCCTGGAGGTACGCGAGGACCGCGACACCGTCGCGGCGGTACGCGAAGAGGCCGACTGGCCGTTGTCCCGAACCCGTTGGCGGCCACTATATTTGGTCAACAGCGGGTTTTTGGCCCCCGAACCTCCCTCGCACCCCGGCAGCGTATCTTTCGGAACACGTTCGCACGCAGCGGCTTTCACCTGGACGGCGCCCGACGACATCGAGCTGACGGGACCGATGGCCGCCCGGTTGTGGGTCGAGCTGAGCGGCTGCGACGATGCGAACCTGTTCGTCGGGGTAGAGAAGTGGCGCGGGGGCCGTTTCGTCGGATTCGAGGGCTCGTATGGCTACGGTCGCGACCGGGTGAGCACCGGCTGGCAGCGAGTCGCGCTGCGCGGCCTGGATTCCGCGCTTTCCCGCCCGGCCGAACCCGTCTCCGCCGGCACCGATCCTCGGCCAGTCTCGGCCGGCGAGGTGGTCGAGGTCAACGTCGCGCTCGGCCCGTCGGCGACGCTATTTCGCGCCGGCGAGCAACTGCGCCTGGTGGTCGCCGGGCGCTGGTTGTCTGCGAGAAGCCCGCTGACGGGCCAATTCCCGGCGGCCTACCCGGGCTCACCGCGGGGGCGCATCACCCTGCATTGGGGCCCGGATCGCGGCGCGCACCTGCTGGTCCCGGAGATCCCCTAG
- the tag gene encoding DNA-3-methyladenine glycosylase I yields the protein MSEDELVRCGWASIRPGPDFEMYRDYHDQEWGRPLRDGVGLFERMSLEAFQSGLSWLIILRKRENFRRAFAGFDIETVAEYTDDDVQRLMADQGIVRNHAKIDATIANARAAAELGTPADLAELLWSFAPSPRSRPADTSQIPSATDESKAMARELKRRGFRFVGPTTAYALMQATGMVDDHIRGCWVPATAP from the coding sequence GTGAGCGAAGACGAGCTGGTGCGGTGCGGCTGGGCGTCCATTCGGCCCGGGCCGGACTTCGAGATGTACCGCGATTATCACGACCAGGAGTGGGGTCGCCCGCTGCGCGACGGGGTGGGCCTGTTCGAGCGGATGAGCCTGGAGGCCTTTCAGAGCGGCCTGTCGTGGCTGATCATCCTGCGCAAACGGGAAAATTTCCGGCGCGCGTTCGCCGGGTTCGACATCGAAACGGTCGCCGAGTACACCGACGACGACGTGCAGCGGCTGATGGCGGATCAGGGAATCGTGCGCAACCACGCCAAGATCGACGCGACGATCGCCAACGCGCGCGCGGCCGCGGAGCTGGGAACTCCGGCGGACCTGGCGGAGCTGCTGTGGTCGTTTGCGCCGTCGCCGCGGTCACGCCCGGCCGATACATCCCAAATTCCCTCGGCCACCGACGAATCGAAGGCCATGGCGCGTGAGCTCAAGCGGCGCGGGTTCCGCTTCGTCGGTCCGACAACCGCCTATGCGTTGATGCAGGCAACCGGCATGGTCGACGACCACATCCGTGGTTGCTGGGTGCCCGCGACCGCCCCCTGA
- the glgC gene encoding glucose-1-phosphate adenylyltransferase yields the protein MREAPHVLGIVLAGGEGKRLYPLTADRAKPAVPFGGAYRLIDFVLSNLVNARYLRICVLTQYKSHSLDRHISQNWRLSGLAGEYITPVPAQQRLGPRWYTGSADAIYQSLNLIYDEDPDYIVVFGADHVYRMDPEQMVRFHIDSGAGATVAGIRVPRNEATAFGCIDSDESGRIRKFVEKPLDPPGTPDDPETTFVSMGNYIFTTKVLIDAIRADADDDHSDHDMGGDIIPRLVDDGMAAVYDFSDNEVPGATDRDRAYWRDVGTLDAFYDAHMDLVSVHPVFNLYNKRWPIRGESENLAPAKFVNGGSAQESVVGAGSIISAASVRNSVLSSNVVVDDGAIVEGSVIMPGARVGRGAVVRHAILDKNVVVGPGEMVGVDLEKDRERFAISAGGVVAVGKGVWI from the coding sequence ATGAGGGAAGCACCACACGTGCTGGGCATCGTCCTGGCCGGCGGTGAGGGCAAGCGGCTGTATCCGCTGACCGCGGATCGCGCCAAGCCCGCGGTTCCCTTCGGGGGCGCCTATCGGCTCATCGACTTCGTGCTGTCCAACCTCGTCAACGCCCGCTATTTACGGATCTGCGTTCTCACGCAGTACAAGTCGCATTCACTGGACCGTCACATTTCGCAGAACTGGCGGTTGTCCGGTCTAGCCGGTGAATACATCACGCCGGTGCCCGCGCAGCAGCGACTCGGTCCGCGCTGGTACACCGGTTCGGCGGACGCGATCTACCAGTCGCTCAATCTGATCTACGACGAAGACCCCGACTACATAGTTGTTTTCGGTGCCGACCACGTGTACCGGATGGATCCCGAGCAGATGGTCCGGTTCCACATCGACAGCGGGGCGGGCGCGACGGTCGCCGGCATCCGGGTGCCGCGCAACGAGGCCACCGCGTTCGGCTGCATCGACTCCGACGAGTCCGGTCGCATCCGCAAATTCGTGGAGAAGCCGCTCGATCCGCCCGGTACGCCGGATGACCCCGAGACGACGTTCGTGTCGATGGGCAATTACATCTTCACCACCAAGGTGCTCATCGACGCGATCCGCGCGGACGCCGACGACGACCATTCCGATCACGACATGGGCGGCGACATCATCCCGCGACTGGTCGATGACGGGATGGCCGCGGTGTACGACTTCAGCGACAACGAGGTGCCCGGCGCCACCGATCGTGACCGGGCCTACTGGCGGGACGTCGGAACGCTGGACGCGTTCTACGACGCGCACATGGACCTGGTGTCGGTGCACCCAGTGTTCAACCTGTACAACAAGCGCTGGCCGATCCGCGGCGAGTCGGAGAACCTGGCGCCGGCCAAGTTCGTCAACGGCGGGTCCGCGCAGGAGTCGGTGGTCGGCGCCGGCAGCATCATCTCGGCCGCCTCGGTGCGCAACTCGGTGCTGTCGTCCAACGTGGTGGTCGACGACGGCGCGATCGTCGAGGGCAGCGTGATCATGCCCGGCGCCCGGGTCGGCCGTGGCGCGGTGGTGCGCCACGCGATCCTGGACAAGAACGTCGTCGTGGGGCCGGGCGAGATGGTCGGAGTGGATCTGGAGAAGGACCGGGAGCGCTTCGCGATCAGCGCCGGCGGCGTGGTCGCGGTGGGCAAGGGCGTCTGGATCTAG
- a CDS encoding DivIVA domain-containing protein encodes MALVLLYLVVLVLVAIVLFGAASLLFGRGEQLPPLPRGTTATVLPAYGVTGSDVDAVKFTQVLRGYKTSEVDWVLDRLARELEALRGQLAAVHAAPAAEQDTEDDSAEPGEGEDRQDSM; translated from the coding sequence GTGGCGTTGGTGTTGCTGTACCTGGTGGTGCTGGTGCTGGTGGCGATCGTCTTGTTCGGCGCGGCCAGCCTGTTGTTCGGTCGCGGTGAGCAGCTGCCGCCCCTGCCTCGGGGGACGACGGCAACGGTGCTGCCCGCCTACGGGGTGACCGGCTCCGACGTCGATGCCGTCAAGTTCACCCAGGTGCTGCGCGGATACAAGACCAGCGAGGTGGATTGGGTGCTGGATCGGCTCGCCCGCGAGCTGGAGGCCCTGCGCGGCCAGCTGGCCGCGGTGCACGCCGCGCCCGCCGCCGAACAGGACACCGAGGACGATTCGGCGGAACCCGGCGAGGGCGAGGATCGTCAGGACTCAATGTGA
- the folP gene encoding dihydropteroate synthase, with the protein MLCGRPVAGDRALIMAIINRTPDSFYDKGATFSDEAARSAVRQAVADGADVIDVGGVKAGPGQEVDADTEIARLVPFIEWLRDAYPGQVISADTWRSEVAKVACAAGADLINDTWAGVDPALPEVAAEFGAGLVCSHTGNAQPRTRPFRVNYGTTTRGVVDDVIAQVTAAAERAVACGVARDRVLIDPTHDFGKNTFHGLLLLRHVGDLVNTGWPVLMALSNKDFVGETLGVELTERLEGTLAATALAAAAGARMFRVHEVAATRRVLEMVASIQGTRPPTRTVRGLA; encoded by the coding sequence ATGCTGTGCGGCCGCCCGGTCGCAGGCGATCGCGCGCTGATCATGGCGATCATCAACCGCACCCCGGACTCGTTCTACGACAAGGGCGCGACCTTCAGCGACGAGGCCGCCCGGTCGGCCGTGCGCCAAGCCGTGGCCGACGGCGCCGATGTCATCGACGTGGGCGGCGTCAAGGCCGGCCCGGGCCAAGAGGTCGACGCCGACACCGAGATCGCCCGGCTGGTGCCCTTCATCGAATGGCTCCGCGACGCCTATCCCGGCCAGGTGATCAGCGCCGATACCTGGCGATCCGAGGTCGCCAAGGTGGCCTGCGCCGCCGGGGCGGACCTGATCAACGACACCTGGGCCGGTGTCGACCCCGCCCTGCCGGAAGTCGCCGCGGAGTTCGGCGCGGGTCTGGTGTGTTCGCACACCGGCAACGCGCAGCCCCGCACCCGCCCCTTCCGCGTGAACTACGGAACCACCACGCGCGGCGTGGTCGACGACGTGATCGCCCAGGTCACCGCCGCCGCCGAGCGGGCGGTGGCGTGCGGTGTGGCCCGCGACCGGGTGCTGATCGACCCGACCCACGACTTCGGCAAGAACACCTTCCACGGGCTGCTGCTGTTGCGCCACGTCGGCGATCTCGTTAATACCGGGTGGCCCGTGCTCATGGCTTTGAGTAACAAGGACTTCGTCGGGGAGACTCTGGGTGTGGAATTGACCGAGCGGCTCGAGGGAACGCTGGCGGCCACCGCGCTGGCCGCGGCCGCCGGTGCGCGGATGTTCCGCGTGCACGAGGTCGCCGCCACCCGCCGGGTGCTGGAAATGGTGGCCTCCATCCAGGGGACACGCCCGCCGACCCGCACGGTGAGGGGGCTCGCATGA
- the fadD6 gene encoding long-chain-acyl-CoA synthetase FadD6 — protein sequence MSDRDGGARTAVKLTDIASRVPAVLADLPVIARGMLTGLLAQPGSKKSIGTVFQERAARYGDRVFLRFGDQQLTYRDANAAANRYAAVLAARGVGQGDVVAIMLRNSPNTVLAMLAAVKCGAVAGMLNYHQRGEVLAHSLGLLEAKVLIAETDLVSAVAECGGSAGTQTLTVEDLERFALSAPATNPASASAVRARDTAFYIFTSGTTGFPKASIMTHRRWLAALAAFGGMGLRLKASDTLYCCLPLYHNNALTVALSSVITSGATLALGRSFSASKFWDEVIANEATAFIYIGEVCRYLLNQPAKPTDRAHKVRLIAGNGLRPEIWDEFTKRFGIARVCEFYASSEGNAAFINIFNVPRSTGISPTPLAYVEYDPDTGAPLRGDDGRVRRVPAGEPGLLLSPVNRLQPFDGYTDPESSEKKLVRNAFREGDCWFNTGDVMSPQGLAHAAFVDRLGDTFRWKGENVATTQVEAALASDDSVEDCTVFGVEVPRTGGRAGMAAVKLRDGAEFDGKSLARAVYEQLPGYALPLFVRVVESIEQTTTFKSRKVELREQAYGSDVEDPLYVLAGRDDGYVPFYDEYPDEVAEGKRP from the coding sequence GTGTCCGATCGTGACGGGGGAGCACGCACGGCGGTCAAACTGACCGACATCGCGTCCCGGGTGCCGGCCGTGCTGGCCGACCTGCCGGTGATCGCGCGAGGGATGCTGACCGGGCTGCTCGCCCAGCCGGGGTCGAAGAAATCGATCGGCACGGTGTTCCAGGAGCGCGCCGCCCGCTACGGCGACCGGGTCTTCTTGCGCTTCGGCGACCAGCAGCTGACCTACCGCGACGCCAACGCGGCCGCCAACCGATACGCCGCGGTGCTGGCCGCGCGCGGCGTCGGCCAGGGCGACGTCGTCGCCATCATGCTGCGCAACTCGCCCAACACCGTGCTGGCCATGCTGGCCGCGGTCAAGTGCGGCGCGGTCGCCGGCATGCTCAACTACCACCAGCGCGGCGAGGTGCTCGCGCACAGCCTCGGCCTGCTGGAAGCCAAGGTGCTCATCGCCGAGACCGATCTCGTCAGCGCCGTGGCCGAGTGCGGCGGCTCGGCCGGCACCCAGACGCTGACCGTCGAAGACCTGGAGCGGTTCGCCCTCAGCGCTCCGGCCACCAACCCGGCGTCCGCGTCGGCGGTCCGCGCCAGAGACACCGCGTTCTACATCTTCACCTCGGGCACAACCGGATTCCCGAAGGCGAGCATCATGACCCATCGCCGGTGGCTGGCGGCGCTGGCCGCGTTCGGGGGCATGGGGCTCCGGCTGAAAGCATCCGACACGCTGTACTGCTGCCTGCCGCTGTACCACAACAACGCGCTGACGGTCGCGCTGTCGTCGGTGATCACGTCAGGGGCGACGCTGGCACTGGGCCGCTCGTTCTCGGCGTCGAAGTTCTGGGACGAAGTGATCGCCAACGAGGCCACGGCGTTCATTTATATCGGCGAGGTGTGCCGCTACCTGCTCAATCAGCCCGCCAAGCCGACCGACCGCGCGCACAAGGTGCGACTGATCGCCGGCAACGGCCTGCGCCCGGAGATCTGGGACGAGTTCACCAAACGGTTCGGGATCGCGCGCGTCTGCGAGTTCTACGCCTCCAGCGAGGGCAACGCCGCGTTCATCAATATCTTCAACGTGCCGCGCTCCACCGGCATCTCGCCGACGCCGTTGGCCTACGTCGAGTACGACCCCGACACCGGCGCGCCGCTGCGCGGCGACGACGGGCGCGTGCGCCGGGTGCCGGCCGGGGAGCCGGGCCTGTTGCTCAGCCCGGTCAACCGGCTACAGCCCTTCGACGGCTACACCGACCCCGAATCGAGCGAAAAGAAGTTGGTGCGCAACGCCTTTCGTGAGGGCGACTGCTGGTTCAACACGGGCGACGTGATGAGCCCGCAGGGCCTGGCGCATGCCGCGTTCGTCGACCGGCTCGGTGACACCTTCCGCTGGAAGGGCGAAAACGTCGCCACCACGCAGGTCGAGGCGGCGCTGGCATCCGACGACTCCGTCGAGGACTGCACGGTCTTCGGGGTCGAGGTGCCGCGCACGGGCGGTCGCGCCGGGATGGCCGCGGTCAAGCTGCGCGACGGCGCCGAGTTCGACGGGAAGTCGCTGGCCCGTGCCGTCTACGAGCAGCTGCCCGGCTACGCGCTGCCGCTGTTCGTGCGGGTGGTCGAGTCGATCGAGCAGACCACGACCTTCAAGAGCCGCAAGGTGGAGTTGCGCGAGCAGGCCTACGGTTCCGACGTGGAGGATCCGCTGTACGTACTGGCCGGACGCGACGACGGCTATGTGCCGTTCTACGACGAGTACCCCGACGAGGTAGCCGAGGGTAAGCGCCCGTAG